Proteins from a single region of Cytophagaceae bacterium:
- a CDS encoding SRPBCC domain-containing protein: MEQKTKIHAEPGKQEIIVTRDFDLPVALVFKAYTEPEILAQWMGTKVAKLECQSFGSYRFETTDPMGNVHVFSGAFHEIIPDKKIVRTFQMENTGFEVQIEYLDFEPVTDATSKLTMHMVFRSVEFRDKLMQMPFAFGLNMAHNRLEDFFVKK; the protein is encoded by the coding sequence ATGGAACAAAAAACAAAAATACACGCTGAGCCAGGTAAACAAGAAATCATAGTAACCCGTGATTTTGATTTACCGGTTGCCCTTGTTTTCAAGGCATACACTGAGCCCGAAATTTTAGCCCAGTGGATGGGCACAAAGGTAGCCAAATTGGAATGTCAATCTTTTGGAAGCTATCGGTTTGAAACCACTGACCCTATGGGAAATGTACATGTTTTCTCAGGGGCTTTTCATGAAATCATACCTGATAAAAAGATCGTCCGGACCTTCCAGATGGAAAACACCGGCTTTGAGGTTCAGATAGAGTATCTTGACTTTGAGCCAGTTACAGATGCAACAAGCAAGCTCACGATGCACATGGTTTTCAGGTCGGTGGAGTTTCGGGACAAGCTTATGCAAATGCCATTTGCTTTCGGCCTCAACATGGCTCATAATCGACTCGAAGATTTTTTTGTTAAAAAATAG
- a CDS encoding DUF1255 family protein, which translates to MISVNEYFGGNVKSLGYKTENGKSTVGVMNEGEYEFSTGSAETMTVIQGKMEVKIEGEADINVFSDGEAFEVPANSKFWVNVPFQTSYLCEYE; encoded by the coding sequence ATGATTTCAGTAAACGAGTATTTTGGGGGAAATGTAAAATCGTTGGGTTATAAAACCGAAAATGGCAAGTCAACAGTGGGCGTTATGAATGAAGGAGAATATGAATTCAGCACGGGTTCAGCCGAAACTATGACCGTAATTCAGGGAAAAATGGAAGTAAAAATTGAGGGTGAGGCTGATATAAATGTTTTTTCTGACGGTGAGGCTTTCGAGGTGCCTGCCAACTCAAAGTTTTGGGTAAATGTACCTTTCCAAACGAGTTATTTATGTGAATATGAATAA
- a CDS encoding YdeI/OmpD-associated family protein, whose protein sequence is MNPKVNFYFEKAGKWKAELEKLRNLVLETGLTEDLKWGCPCYTLGKANVVLIHDFKEYCALLFFKGALLQNEDGRLIQQTENVQSARQMRFVNFQEVTEREAIIKTKIFEAIEVEKAGLKVELKKTKDFEVPQEFQAVLDENSEIKTAFEALTPGRQRAYLFHFGQAKQSKTREDRIEKFIPKILEGKGLED, encoded by the coding sequence TTGAATCCAAAAGTAAATTTTTATTTCGAAAAAGCCGGAAAGTGGAAAGCTGAACTAGAGAAACTCCGAAACCTGGTGTTGGAGACAGGCCTCACAGAAGATTTGAAGTGGGGTTGCCCGTGTTATACACTTGGTAAAGCCAATGTGGTGTTGATTCATGATTTCAAGGAATATTGTGCTCTTTTGTTTTTTAAAGGGGCATTATTGCAAAATGAAGATGGGCGGCTGATACAACAAACCGAAAATGTGCAGTCGGCCAGACAGATGCGGTTTGTTAATTTTCAGGAAGTTACAGAAAGAGAAGCAATTATAAAAACCAAAATTTTTGAGGCTATTGAGGTAGAAAAAGCCGGACTAAAAGTTGAACTCAAGAAAACTAAAGATTTTGAAGTACCTCAGGAGTTTCAGGCGGTATTGGATGAAAACTCAGAAATCAAGACGGCATTTGAAGCACTGACTCCGGGTCGGCAGAGGGCTTATTTATTCCATTTTGGACAAGCAAAGCAGTCTAAAACACGTGAGGATAGAATTGAAAAATTTATTCCCAAAATCCTTGAAGGAAAGGGATTGGAAGATTGA
- a CDS encoding DUF4256 domain-containing protein, with product MRKLSTEEKDSLIKILKTRFEKNMGRHPGIKWEDVQTKLENNPEKLWSLDQMELTEGEPDVVGFDEKSGEYIFYDCSPESPKGRRSLCYDRAALDARKEYKPTNSIMDMAAEMGVEVLTEEQYHFLQSLGNFDLKTSSWIITPFEIRKRGGALFGDRRYDHVFTYHNGADSYYAARGFRSALKI from the coding sequence ATGAGAAAATTATCAACCGAAGAAAAAGATTCACTAATAAAAATCCTTAAAACCCGTTTTGAAAAAAATATGGGTAGGCATCCCGGTATAAAATGGGAAGATGTGCAAACCAAACTAGAGAATAATCCTGAAAAACTTTGGTCGCTTGACCAAATGGAACTCACCGAAGGCGAGCCGGATGTAGTTGGTTTTGACGAGAAAAGTGGGGAATATATTTTTTATGATTGCTCACCTGAGAGCCCCAAAGGCAGGCGTAGTTTGTGCTATGACAGAGCCGCTCTGGATGCCAGAAAGGAGTATAAGCCTACCAACAGCATTATGGATATGGCTGCTGAAATGGGCGTGGAAGTGCTTACAGAAGAGCAATATCATTTTTTACAATCATTGGGCAATTTTGACCTCAAAACTTCCAGTTGGATTATCACACCTTTTGAGATCAGGAAGCGGGGAGGTGCACTTTTTGGTGACCGCCGATATGACCATGTTTTTACTTATCACAATGGTGCCGATTCATATTATGCTGCCAGAGGATTTAGAAGTGCGTTGAAAATTTAA
- a CDS encoding BamA/TamA family outer membrane protein, with translation MKEYFKILAFIALSAMIFSCSIEKNLPEGQKVYGGGTIKLTEADTLKDAKIVGLEETLDEMLLPVENSKIGIPLSKYRVPYKVGFYYFIKKEKRRKWPIIRNFVEEPVFFNNTLLAKNAVRLTEYLKSRGYFDAKVLSNMETKRYQAYAQYTAFTGMRYAIDTVIIHNGDGTLASDFHAAASKVSWGKFFDLEKLKAERLEIEKNLRGKGYYYFKPDNISIKADTTLKKHSIRLEIGLKEPVLATVQRQYQINDIFVYVDSKPEIVPSEGFDFFRGLILDDPQKKYKERIFSDAIAFRPGTLYNFELQTITNNRLIGLSNFKFINSRFEVVNRLDSTLIDVHYFLQTQKRKSLRMEANAITRSSGLAGSQLSLNWLNNNTFKGAEILKLSAKAGLELQVGGNKDNQYKDNYRIGLDAQYTIPRFWAPFVKIDPEISKVLPKTLITVGWESFRKTGLYNLNSAKATLGYAWTKGRGIEHSLRPITLNLVKSTNISTEFIDEIFADPRLLVILENQFIAGGSYEINVRQRKMGVGWFSYSGNLDLAGNLFGLYDKIRNDPEKKGKVFGDYFSQFVRLEQDLRYKIDFSRKTSWANRAIVGVGVPYGNSLQLPFVNQFYVGGNNSLRAFRARGVGPGTYARTGTLAEQFLGNNTGDIKLELNTELRYKVNNFIGTALFVDAGNVWMAKDEYIYGPGVLFSKSFLNEMAIGGGIGFRFDFSFVIFRLDIATPFRKPWLEGKERWVIDDFSLKKAYRKENLIWNIAVGLPF, from the coding sequence ATGAAAGAATATTTCAAAATATTAGCATTCATTGCACTGTCGGCTATGATTTTTTCTTGTAGCATAGAAAAAAATCTACCCGAAGGTCAAAAAGTATATGGAGGTGGCACCATTAAACTCACCGAAGCTGATACTCTGAAAGATGCAAAAATTGTAGGTCTGGAGGAAACGTTAGATGAAATGTTGCTGCCAGTCGAAAACAGCAAAATCGGTATTCCACTTTCAAAATACAGGGTGCCCTACAAAGTGGGTTTTTATTATTTTATAAAAAAAGAAAAAAGAAGAAAATGGCCAATCATCAGGAATTTTGTGGAAGAACCAGTTTTTTTCAATAATACTTTACTCGCAAAAAATGCCGTGCGACTCACCGAATACCTGAAATCCAGAGGTTATTTTGATGCCAAAGTCCTGAGCAATATGGAAACCAAACGATATCAGGCATATGCACAATATACGGCTTTTACAGGCATGAGATATGCCATTGATACCGTAATAATCCATAACGGCGACGGCACATTGGCCTCTGATTTTCATGCGGCAGCATCAAAAGTAAGTTGGGGTAAGTTTTTTGATCTTGAAAAATTAAAAGCTGAAAGGCTGGAAATCGAAAAAAACCTCAGAGGAAAAGGTTACTATTATTTTAAGCCCGACAATATTTCAATAAAAGCCGATACAACCCTCAAAAAACATAGCATAAGATTGGAAATCGGGCTGAAGGAGCCTGTTCTGGCCACTGTTCAAAGACAATACCAGATCAACGATATTTTTGTTTATGTAGATTCCAAACCTGAAATAGTCCCTTCTGAAGGTTTTGATTTTTTCAGAGGTTTGATATTGGATGATCCTCAAAAAAAATACAAAGAACGGATCTTCTCTGATGCCATAGCCTTCAGACCGGGTACGCTTTACAACTTTGAACTGCAAACCATTACCAATAACCGACTGATAGGTTTAAGTAATTTTAAATTTATCAACAGCCGCTTTGAAGTGGTCAACCGCCTTGACAGCACCTTGATAGATGTCCATTATTTCCTTCAAACACAGAAAAGAAAATCTCTGAGAATGGAAGCCAATGCCATAACCCGATCGAGTGGTTTGGCGGGTTCACAACTCAGCCTTAACTGGCTCAATAACAATACTTTCAAGGGTGCCGAAATCCTAAAACTTTCAGCAAAAGCCGGACTTGAACTCCAGGTGGGCGGCAACAAAGACAATCAATATAAAGATAACTACCGTATTGGGCTGGATGCTCAATACACTATTCCGAGATTTTGGGCACCTTTCGTAAAAATAGACCCCGAAATCAGTAAAGTTTTACCCAAAACCCTTATCACAGTAGGCTGGGAAAGTTTCAGAAAGACCGGCCTGTATAACCTGAACTCAGCAAAAGCAACCCTTGGTTATGCATGGACAAAAGGCCGGGGCATTGAACACTCTTTACGACCAATAACTTTGAATCTGGTAAAATCAACTAATATCAGCACCGAGTTTATTGATGAGATTTTTGCTGACCCCCGCCTTTTGGTAATTCTTGAAAATCAGTTTATTGCAGGTGGCTCTTATGAAATAAATGTAAGACAAAGAAAAATGGGCGTTGGCTGGTTTTCATATTCCGGAAATCTTGATTTGGCGGGAAATCTTTTTGGCCTTTATGATAAAATAAGAAATGATCCGGAGAAAAAGGGGAAGGTTTTTGGAGACTATTTCTCACAATTTGTAAGACTTGAACAAGATCTGAGATACAAAATTGACTTCTCAAGAAAGACTTCCTGGGCCAACCGGGCAATTGTAGGTGTGGGTGTTCCTTATGGTAATTCCTTGCAGCTTCCTTTTGTAAACCAGTTTTATGTAGGTGGAAATAACTCCTTACGGGCTTTTAGGGCAAGAGGGGTTGGACCAGGCACTTATGCACGAACAGGTACATTAGCGGAGCAATTTCTTGGGAATAATACCGGAGATATAAAACTCGAACTCAACACAGAACTAAGATATAAAGTCAATAATTTTATAGGCACCGCTCTTTTTGTCGATGCCGGAAACGTGTGGATGGCCAAAGACGAATATATTTATGGGCCGGGAGTTTTGTTTTCAAAATCTTTCCTGAATGAAATGGCCATTGGTGGTGGTATAGGCTTCCGGTTTGACTTTTCTTTTGTGATTTTCAGGTTGGATATTGCCACTCCTTTCCGTAAACCATGGCTTGAAGGCAAAGAACGCTGGGTTATTGATGATTTTAGTCTTAAAAAAGCCTACAGAAAAGAAAATCTCATCTGGAATATCGCGGTAGGTTTGCCGTTTTAG
- a CDS encoding translocation/assembly module TamB domain-containing protein, whose protein sequence is MTGNKKSAILKIIASLILVLALGLLGFLYFLNSGSGQNWVCRRATQYLSQKLKTTVKSNFTYSFPDWIQSDSLLITDKQSDTLLAAKKIKIDLDILALLNNKILINKALLKDSYLNIYEKNNIPNYQFILDAFASNPTEKTTTNTPFQYFLNEIILEKSRIKFQSGGNTISLKINKLNTGFEVFDLVKSKFFLKKTELEGLTMKAIISSSSSDTTNKKSELKIKFPGIIGKNLNLDIQSGTRNLTTKNTNLNLSEGNISLATNLYELTEIELNSGNLSYFDTKVPKKQNGEFDPNHLEITKSNFKVKKLKINNFNDIYGEISNLSFKEKSGFELKKLATIINLKKDNLSLPKIEIITGSSNLNSTLNAKLDTNHIEKSSFFLTEIKGNLAPGEALYFSKNLAKNENFKKVANTTILIKGDLQGNTNFLKTENFKASLPENTELSIAGNIKNFSSPTFDFNIKNLKSTKKDIDRYVPENQIPKDISIPNYFTATGHISGSTESITTNIILTSDQGTGKLTASLSDISKNPTYKGQLMVAGFEVGKLVKNATLGKVSGYIDFDGRGFDKPEVNLKGRIKDAFYDGKKYQNIDFAANMVNQKVQTTLNIDDENAKLGWKGVIDLTKPTISLTGKTSIESANLKALGLTDENIELKGDFIINDLLADSKNPRIDLAGKNVRVYKDDKLYPVGNLMILTQNTNKEKMLVLNTDFMRLNLSGNFDYDQLGDIVLSEVNKYFKIPDYKPIDPKITYSVNVSGKVNYDPVFTAFLPGLKAFEPITVVAKISSENPLLPISGNINLQSIKYDSLNIKDLNFDFSGNGTALTFKANTAEILQNDFRIRNASLSGSLENNVADFALSVKDSLEKEIHALHGFVKSENNALRVSFDEEGTRLFYEPWAGNPYGYFEYSKAGIKFSDVIFTNAGSQIVRVSTLNDQSNGPLHVFAQNLDLNFFSRAIYRDSTLLSGTLDTDIELVNYMSDNLSFTGDYTIKNLIYQKNSLGDLNGVAKSISKNEIYLSTELSGPNNEVKIVGSFFPNDGQKIDIDLKLKKLDMAVVEPFMKDIFNNLKGEMEGDFKVKGSLDNPAISGVANIKTLEGRMVQTGALLKISDQKFNLAERHLQLKGLIISDENNQKLIVNGDINLENLPDFEYNLSLAGKDFKLIDSKKGKNDLFYGTGYFDSDLTIKGKNNTFRLEGDVVLGKKTNLTLLMEDESEIGSEMLEIVEFVSSKKEKNTEKKPEKTESKINFSNAVNINVEVPNEATLNILMDPLTGDLLTANGNGKFNIGFDNKGDLYMLGQYDIVKGKYALTYQVFKKEFDINAASKSNIIWTGDPMAGQMDITAFYNVPGKKSPPFINEDLRSKKLNIPVRVDLTLKGPVAGPEVNFEVVLRENDLGEYAKTAEEEGYKLINDKGEKITAASTSKKVEMNDRAVFLLVAGAFNSESLTKNAESLENYEDIARRKVSEIISSSLNNFASGLIKGFDLNLGLESGVNTTNYSKNTNLSLGVSKKLANERLILSVGKNFELENKDMRSDEIFDNLQVNWLISKDGRYRFNIFRKTQNDMVIEGSVIETGVGFIVAIDYETWKELFKRAK, encoded by the coding sequence ATGACAGGAAACAAAAAAAGTGCAATTCTCAAGATTATCGCATCGCTGATTTTAGTATTGGCATTGGGTTTATTGGGATTCTTGTATTTTTTGAATTCGGGTTCGGGACAAAATTGGGTATGCCGGAGAGCAACTCAGTACCTATCCCAAAAATTAAAAACAACAGTAAAGTCAAATTTCACTTACAGCTTCCCCGACTGGATTCAATCTGACAGTCTTCTTATCACCGACAAACAGTCAGACACGTTATTGGCTGCAAAAAAGATAAAAATTGACCTGGATATCCTTGCTCTTCTAAACAATAAGATTCTGATTAATAAGGCTTTATTAAAAGATAGCTACTTAAATATCTATGAAAAAAATAATATTCCAAATTATCAATTTATTCTTGACGCTTTTGCCTCAAATCCTACTGAAAAAACAACCACCAATACGCCTTTCCAATATTTTCTGAATGAAATTATTTTAGAAAAATCAAGAATTAAATTTCAATCAGGCGGAAATACAATTTCACTTAAAATCAATAAATTAAATACCGGTTTTGAGGTTTTTGATTTGGTCAAAAGCAAGTTTTTTCTTAAAAAAACTGAGTTAGAAGGGCTGACAATGAAAGCAATAATTTCATCATCTTCTTCAGATACCACCAACAAAAAATCTGAGTTAAAAATAAAATTCCCCGGGATTATTGGCAAAAATCTTAACCTTGATATTCAGAGCGGCACCAGAAATTTGACCACAAAGAATACGAACCTTAATCTTTCTGAAGGAAATATTTCTCTGGCGACAAATCTTTATGAACTAACTGAAATCGAACTAAATTCAGGAAATTTAAGCTATTTTGACACAAAGGTTCCAAAAAAACAAAACGGAGAGTTTGATCCCAATCATCTGGAAATTACTAAATCTAATTTTAAAGTTAAAAAGTTAAAAATCAACAACTTCAATGATATTTATGGTGAGATTTCCAATTTATCTTTTAAAGAAAAAAGTGGTTTTGAATTAAAAAAATTAGCCACTATCATCAATCTTAAAAAAGATAATTTAAGCTTACCAAAAATAGAAATCATAACCGGAAGCAGCAATCTGAACTCAACCTTAAATGCAAAACTAGATACCAATCACATTGAAAAATCAAGTTTTTTCTTAACAGAAATCAAAGGAAATTTGGCTCCGGGTGAAGCTCTGTATTTTTCAAAAAATCTGGCCAAAAATGAAAACTTTAAAAAAGTAGCCAATACCACGATTTTGATAAAGGGTGACCTTCAAGGCAATACCAATTTCCTAAAAACCGAAAATTTCAAAGCTTCATTGCCAGAAAATACCGAGCTCTCAATTGCCGGCAATATTAAAAATTTCAGTAGCCCGACTTTCGATTTTAACATAAAAAATCTGAAATCAACTAAAAAAGACATCGATAGATATGTGCCAGAAAATCAAATCCCAAAGGACATCTCAATCCCCAATTATTTTACGGCCACAGGTCATATTTCAGGTAGTACAGAGAGTATAACGACCAATATTATCCTCACTTCGGATCAAGGTACCGGAAAACTCACCGCATCACTCTCCGACATTTCCAAAAATCCGACATATAAGGGGCAGCTAATGGTGGCTGGTTTTGAGGTCGGAAAACTGGTAAAAAATGCGACACTTGGTAAGGTGAGTGGTTACATTGACTTTGATGGCAGGGGTTTTGACAAACCGGAGGTAAACCTGAAAGGCCGGATTAAAGACGCATTCTATGACGGCAAAAAATACCAGAATATTGATTTTGCAGCAAATATGGTCAATCAGAAGGTTCAAACGACCCTAAACATTGACGATGAAAATGCAAAACTGGGTTGGAAGGGTGTAATTGATCTCACCAAACCAACAATTAGTCTTACCGGGAAAACTAGCATAGAGTCTGCTAACCTCAAGGCTTTGGGTCTGACCGACGAAAACATTGAATTGAAAGGTGATTTTATTATAAACGACCTTTTGGCCGATAGTAAAAACCCAAGAATAGACCTTGCAGGGAAAAATGTCAGAGTGTATAAAGACGATAAATTGTATCCGGTAGGCAATCTGATGATTTTAACTCAAAATACCAATAAAGAAAAAATGCTGGTTCTCAATACCGACTTCATGCGTTTGAATCTGAGCGGTAATTTTGACTATGATCAGTTGGGCGATATTGTTCTGAGTGAAGTAAATAAATATTTCAAAATACCTGATTACAAGCCCATTGACCCAAAAATCACCTATTCGGTAAATGTATCGGGCAAAGTAAATTATGATCCTGTTTTTACAGCATTTCTTCCGGGATTGAAGGCATTTGAGCCTATTACTGTTGTAGCCAAAATTTCATCAGAAAATCCGCTTTTGCCTATTTCCGGAAACATAAACCTTCAGTCTATAAAATATGACTCACTGAATATCAAGGATTTAAATTTTGATTTTTCAGGTAACGGCACCGCCCTTACTTTCAAAGCCAATACAGCAGAGATTCTCCAAAATGACTTCCGTATCAGAAATGCCTCCTTGTCAGGTTCACTGGAAAATAACGTGGCTGACTTTGCCTTGTCAGTGAAAGATTCTCTTGAAAAGGAGATTCACGCCCTTCATGGATTTGTAAAAAGTGAGAACAACGCCCTGAGGGTATCATTTGATGAAGAAGGCACCCGGCTGTTTTACGAGCCATGGGCCGGTAATCCCTACGGTTATTTTGAATATTCCAAAGCCGGTATTAAGTTTTCAGATGTGATATTTACCAATGCCGGTAGCCAGATTGTCAGGGTATCTACCCTAAATGACCAATCTAACGGTCCGTTGCATGTTTTTGCCCAAAATCTTGATCTTAATTTCTTTTCTAGAGCCATTTACAGAGATTCTACTTTGTTAAGCGGAACTCTGGATACTGACATTGAGCTGGTCAATTATATGTCTGATAATCTATCGTTTACAGGTGATTATACCATTAAAAACCTAATCTATCAAAAGAATTCTTTGGGAGATTTGAATGGTGTCGCCAAAAGCATTTCTAAAAATGAAATTTACCTTTCAACAGAGCTATCCGGACCCAACAATGAAGTCAAAATAGTAGGTAGTTTTTTCCCAAATGACGGTCAGAAAATAGATATCGATCTCAAGCTCAAAAAACTGGATATGGCTGTAGTTGAGCCATTTATGAAAGATATTTTTAATAATCTGAAAGGGGAAATGGAAGGAGATTTTAAAGTAAAGGGTAGTCTGGACAATCCTGCAATATCAGGTGTGGCCAATATCAAAACCTTGGAAGGCCGAATGGTTCAAACCGGGGCATTACTTAAAATCAGCGATCAAAAATTTAATTTGGCAGAACGACATTTGCAACTTAAAGGCTTGATTATAAGCGATGAAAACAACCAAAAACTTATTGTCAATGGTGACATCAATCTGGAGAACTTGCCTGATTTTGAATATAATCTTTCACTTGCGGGAAAAGACTTTAAACTCATTGATAGCAAAAAAGGTAAAAACGACTTGTTTTATGGCACGGGCTATTTCGACTCCGACCTGACCATCAAAGGCAAAAATAATACTTTCCGGTTGGAAGGTGATGTAGTTTTAGGAAAGAAAACCAACCTCACGCTCCTGATGGAAGATGAGTCAGAAATAGGCTCAGAAATGCTGGAAATAGTGGAGTTTGTGAGTTCAAAAAAGGAAAAAAATACAGAAAAGAAACCGGAAAAAACTGAAAGTAAAATCAACTTTTCCAATGCCGTAAACATAAATGTGGAAGTACCTAATGAGGCTACGCTCAACATTTTGATGGATCCGCTCACCGGCGACCTGCTCACCGCCAACGGCAACGGGAAATTTAATATAGGTTTTGATAACAAAGGCGACCTTTACATGCTGGGTCAATACGACATCGTCAAAGGTAAGTATGCCCTTACTTATCAGGTATTTAAAAAAGAATTTGACATCAATGCCGCAAGTAAAAGCAATATTATATGGACAGGTGACCCCATGGCCGGCCAGATGGATATAACTGCTTTTTATAATGTTCCCGGAAAAAAATCGCCACCTTTTATAAATGAAGATCTGCGGAGCAAAAAACTCAACATCCCTGTGAGAGTAGATCTCACTCTGAAAGGCCCGGTCGCCGGACCTGAGGTTAATTTTGAGGTGGTATTAAGGGAGAATGATTTGGGTGAATATGCAAAAACAGCAGAAGAAGAAGGCTACAAATTAATCAATGACAAAGGCGAAAAAATAACCGCAGCCAGTACTTCCAAAAAGGTTGAAATGAATGACAGGGCTGTATTTTTATTGGTTGCCGGGGCTTTTAATTCTGAATCTCTGACCAAAAATGCTGAATCATTAGAAAACTATGAAGATATAGCCCGTAGGAAAGTAAGTGAAATAATCAGCAGCAGCCTCAATAATTTTGCTTCGGGCCTGATCAAAGGTTTCGACCTTAATCTGGGACTGGAATCAGGGGTAAACACTACCAATTATTCCAAAAACACCAATCTTAGCCTGGGCGTAAGTAAAAAACTAGCCAATGAAAGACTAATACTATCGGTAGGAAAAAACTTTGAACTAGAAAATAAAGATATGCGGTCTGACGAAATCTTTGACAATCTACAGGTAAACTGGCTTATTTCAAAAGATGGTCGCTATCGTTTTAATATTTTCAGAAAAACCCAAAACGATATGGTGATTGAGGGTTCTGTAATCGAAACCGGCGTGGGTTTCATTGTGGCGATAGATTACGAAACCTGGAAAGAGTTATTTAAAAGAGCCAAATGA
- a CDS encoding ABC transporter ATP-binding protein yields MLQIKGFRKSYHENVILDVPDLVIGKGVIIFQGHNGSGKSTFLKAISGMIPFEGEVVLDNEYFLSKDPVIFRKWVNYSAAEPQYPDFISGKEIIDFYLKVKGGKKSEIEEYVKQLHVNSFYKNPIGSYSSGMLKKISLIAALCGDPKILALDELLTTIDVESQHIFLEILKHKVADGVSVFIASHHEIDQNVLPVNQYFRVQNQTITQL; encoded by the coding sequence ATGCTTCAAATCAAGGGATTTCGGAAATCGTATCATGAAAATGTAATTCTTGATGTACCCGACCTGGTTATAGGTAAGGGTGTAATTATCTTTCAGGGGCATAATGGCTCCGGAAAATCCACATTTCTGAAGGCCATTTCGGGTATGATTCCGTTTGAAGGAGAAGTGGTTTTGGATAATGAATATTTCCTTTCGAAAGACCCCGTCATATTCAGGAAATGGGTCAACTATAGTGCTGCCGAGCCACAATACCCCGATTTTATTTCCGGAAAGGAGATTATCGACTTTTACCTTAAAGTTAAGGGTGGGAAGAAGTCTGAAATTGAAGAATATGTGAAACAGTTGCATGTCAATAGCTTTTACAAGAACCCAATAGGCAGCTATAGCTCAGGCATGCTCAAAAAGATTTCGCTGATCGCCGCCCTTTGTGGAGATCCAAAAATCCTCGCATTGGACGAGCTTCTGACCACAATTGATGTGGAAAGTCAACATATTTTTCTGGAAATATTAAAGCATAAAGTAGCAGATGGTGTAAGTGTTTTTATTGCCTCGCATCATGAGATTGATCAAAATGTTTTGCCTGTAAATCAGTATTTTAGAGTGCAAAATCAAACCATCACGCAACTATGA
- a CDS encoding DoxX family protein yields MSKRNKIIYWVATLWLSLGMTSTGIVQIIKLKEEAEMMRHLGYPDYFMPILGVWKILGVVAILAPKFPVVKEWAYAGFFIAMSGALVSHVAVGDGAKEFFGPTLLIVLTMISWYFRPDGRKLA; encoded by the coding sequence ATGTCAAAACGTAACAAAATTATCTACTGGGTAGCCACATTGTGGTTATCATTGGGAATGACTTCCACCGGAATCGTTCAGATCATCAAACTCAAAGAAGAAGCCGAAATGATGAGACATTTGGGCTATCCTGACTATTTTATGCCTATTTTGGGTGTTTGGAAAATACTGGGAGTAGTAGCCATTTTGGCTCCCAAATTCCCCGTGGTAAAAGAATGGGCTTATGCAGGATTTTTCATTGCCATGTCGGGTGCATTGGTGTCGCATGTGGCGGTGGGCGATGGAGCAAAGGAATTTTTCGGACCCACTTTATTGATAGTATTAACGATGATTTCGTGGTATTTTCGTCCGGATGGAAGGAAATTAGCATAA
- a CDS encoding winged helix-turn-helix transcriptional regulator, with amino-acid sequence MKSRRDVFQAIADPTRRAIIALLAVQALTPGAIAENFDAARQTISKHIQILTECELVRHENKGREIVYHINPQKMKEIAEWAEQYRQLWDSRFNALEDIMKNYL; translated from the coding sequence GTGAAGTCAAGAAGAGATGTATTCCAGGCCATAGCCGATCCTACCCGAAGGGCGATTATCGCTTTGCTGGCAGTGCAAGCATTAACACCGGGTGCTATTGCGGAAAACTTTGATGCCGCCCGACAAACCATTTCAAAGCATATTCAGATACTGACCGAATGTGAGTTGGTGCGACATGAAAATAAAGGGAGAGAGATTGTGTATCATATTAATCCTCAGAAAATGAAAGAGATAGCTGAATGGGCTGAGCAATACCGCCAGCTTTGGGACTCCCGTTTTAACGCCCTGGAAGACATCATGAAGAACTATTTATAA